CGCCTTCTTGAGCTGCTCCCGCTCCGGGCTCGCCTTGTCGCCGTCGGCCAGCGCCGCCATCAGGCTGATCGCCAGGGTCGCTTTTTCAGGGCTATATTCCATAGGACACCTTTTCCTTCGAATTCCCAAAATCTTGGGTAACACCGGCGAAAAAAAATAGCATCGCGCTATCGCAAAGAACATCATAAATTGCCGCCATGGGGAGAATCACGTTCCTCAAGTTGCTCCTTATCGGAATCGGCGTCGCCCTGGCGTGGCTGCCGCCGCTCACGGCCCGTCCCCTGCCGCCTCCGCCCCAGGGCTACATCCTGGACGACTCCGGAGTCCTCAGCCCCCAGCCGCAGGCCCCCGCGCCGGGCGAAACGTCGCCGAAGGACCTCAAGCCCTTGCTGCTCGTCCTGGGAGGATTGGGGGCCTTCGTCCTGCTCGTCGTCCTGCTGGGCGGCGAGATGACGATCTCGAGCCGCGGGCGCGTGGTCTACCACCGAAAGTTTTCGGGAAAATACGCGGACCTAACGCTCAACTTTTTACAGGTCCTGCTCGCGGGGATTGGACTTGGGGGCAAGTCGGGCTATCGCGGCGGCGGCGGGAAATTCGGCGGCGGAGGCGCCTCGGGAAGTTGGTAGAAAAAAAACCGGCCTATTCGCCGATCTCGAGCAACTCGCTATCCTGACCGACCCGCTCGCCCTCTTGGAACAGGATCTTCTTTACCTTACCGTCCTGCGGGCTCAGGATCTTGTGCTCCATCTTCATCGCCTCGAGCATCATCAGCAGGTCGCCCTTCTTGACCGCGTCGCCGGCCTTGACGAAGACCTTGACCACCTTGCCCGGCATCGGCGAGCTCAGCCCCCCGGCGTGGGCCGCGGCCTTGCCGCCTCGGGCCGCCTTCGGAAAGCGGATCCGGAAATTGCCCTTGGGGAGGTGGACGTCGACGAAATCGGCATTGCGATAGAAGGCCCCGTGAATGCGGTGGCCGCAGTGCCGCACGGTGAAAAAGGGAGGCTCCCAGCGCAGGATCTCGACCTTCAGCTCGCGCTCGAGCAGGCGCATCGTGACGAGATCGCCGTCCCGGGACCACTCCGCCGCGGCGGTTTCGCCGCCGATTTGAAACTCGGTCTTCATCAGGCGTTCTTGAATCCTTTCAGCGCGGCCGTCGGTTCGGCCCGCGGCGCCTCGGCGCCGGCCGCCGGCGCGGCGCCCCCCTTCCCGGCCAGGGCGGCGATCGCGTAGGCCAGGTCCGGCGCCGGCTTGTCGGGACCGCGCTTTTCCAAATATTCCGCGAGGAGCTCGGCCACGCTGTGGGTGTGGTAGCGGCCCTCCTGGAAGGCCTTGGAATTGAGCGTATAGCGCAGGAAATCGAGATTGTGCCGGATCCCCAGCAGGACGTAGTCGCGCAGCAAGGCGTCCATCTTCATCAGGGCCTCCTTGCGGTTGAAGCCCACGGCGATCAGCTTGGCGAGCATCGGGTCGTAGAGGGAGAGCACCGGCTTTCCCGCCTCGAGGGCCGAGTCGACGCGGATCCCAGGCCGCTGGGGCTCGACCAGGACGCCGACGCTGCCTTCGGCCGGGAGAAAGTGATTTTCGGGGTCCTCGGCGTAGAGGCGGCACTCGACGGCGTGGCCGCGCTGGCGGATGTCCTCCTGCTTCAAGGGCAGCGCGTGGCCCTCCGCGACCAGGATCTGCGCCTTCACCAGGTCGACGCCGGTCACGGCCTCAGTCACCGGGTGCTCGACCTGCAGGCGGGTGTTGACCTCGAGGAAATAGAAATGCCCCGCCTCGTCGACGATGAACTCGACGGTGCCCGCGGAGGCGTAGCCGACCTGCCTGGTGACGCGGAGGGCGGCGGCGCAGATCTCTTCC
This portion of the Deltaproteobacteria bacterium PRO3 genome encodes:
- a CDS encoding biotin/lipoyl-binding protein, whose protein sequence is MKTEFQIGGETAAAEWSRDGDLVTMRLLERELKVEILRWEPPFFTVRHCGHRIHGAFYRNADFVDVHLPKGNFRIRFPKAARGGKAAAHAGGLSSPMPGKVVKVFVKAGDAVKKGDLLMMLEAMKMEHKILSPQDGKVKKILFQEGERVGQDSELLEIGE
- a CDS encoding acetyl-CoA carboxylase biotin carboxylase subunit (catalyzes the ATP-dependent carboxylation of a covalently attached biotin and the transfer of the carboxyl group to pyruvate forming oxaloacetate), which encodes GKGMRVVHKPEELEEAARSAEREALAFFKDKTIFLEKYLERPRHIEVQILGDEHGNLVHLYERECSVQRRHQKMIEETPSPSIDATFREEICAAALRVTRQVGYASAGTVEFIVDEAGHFYFLEVNTRLQVEHPVTEAVTGVDLVKAQILVAEGHALPLKQEDIRQRGHAVECRLYAEDPENHFLPAEGSVGVLVEPQRPGIRVDSALEAGKPVLSLYDPMLAKLIAVGFNRKEALMKMDALLRDYVLLGIRHNLDFLRYTLNSKAFQEGRYHTHSVAELLAEYLEKRGPDKPAPDLAYAIAALAGKGGAAPAAGAEAPRAEPTAALKGFKNA